CACGCCGGACCGGCTCACGATCGCTACTGCTCGAAGCGCTTGCGGAAGCGATCTTCCAGACGCTGCGTAAGGGAGTTCCCCGTCTTGCGCTTCGCACCGGACGGACCACCACCGCCGGACTGCGACTCGGGTTCTTCCGCACTACCGCGCATCGCGAACAGGACGATCACTGCTCCGCCGAACATCACGAGGAAGCCGACCACGCTCACAACGGGTATCCCGGCCGCCGTGACCGGAAGCACCACGCCGAGCACCAGTAGGATCAACCCCAACACGAACACGGCGATGCCCTGCAGGCGGCGCCGCTTGGAGGGTCGATGCAACCGCCCTCCACGCACGTTGGAGGCGAAATTGGGGTCCTCGGCGTAGAGCGCGCGCTCGATCTGGTCGAGCATTCGCTGCTCGTGCTCGGAGAGTGGCATGGCTCCTCCTCCGGCACACTAGGTCCGTGTCACCGAAACCCGAGGACTCCGTTCCACGGAGTTCCGGTGAACGCTTCTGGGGGCGTCACATTCGAGGATACGGTCCCAACGACGAGACGACTACCCGGTCCCATCTCCGTATCCATGATAACTGTCCAACATCATCCCGCGAGGGGATTTTCTCACTGCACCGTGTGATTGTGCGGGACTCGGGCCAGACCGTGCAGCCTGGTGGCTATGTCCCGCAGGGGTGGATGCCCCGCGGCCGCCACCTCCAGCCCCTCCAGGGCGTCCCAGGCCCCCGGAGTCGACTCCAGGACCGATCCCGGAACCAGGTCGCTGACGACCCCCTGTCCCTGAACGGTTTCCACGACCAACCCGGACCGGTCGAGCACCCGCCGCAACAGCTCGGTGTCGAACCGACGACGCACCGTCTCCCCGGTCGGACCGTCCATGCGTCCGTCCGGATCGTTGAACAGCCGAAGGGCCTCGGCGACCCTTCCGGTGAGCGCACGACCGAGAACAGCCGCGTACCTGTTGGCCACCACGACGGAGACGGCTCCACCGGGCACGGCAGCCGTACCGAGCGCCCGGAGCGAAACGTCCACGTCGTCGACGTACTCCAGCAGGCCGTGACCGAGAACGAGATCGGCCCCGCCGGAAGGCGCCGCCGACTGCAGGGCGTCGGTGTCGCCCTGCACTGCGAGCACGCGATCCCCCACACCCGCGTCCGCGGCCCGCCGTCGCAGGGTCGCCAGCGCGTTGGGGCTGGGATCGACGA
The sequence above is a segment of the Actinopolyspora saharensis genome. Coding sequences within it:
- a CDS encoding DUF3040 domain-containing protein, whose amino-acid sequence is MPLSEHEQRMLDQIERALYAEDPNFASNVRGGRLHRPSKRRRLQGIAVFVLGLILLVLGVVLPVTAAGIPVVSVVGFLVMFGGAVIVLFAMRGSAEEPESQSGGGGPSGAKRKTGNSLTQRLEDRFRKRFEQ
- a CDS encoding class I SAM-dependent methyltransferase, coding for MKSDAVHRVLENELAEARRRRGDAPEVLDVGGGSGVWAVPLASSGCSVTVVDPSPNALATLRRRAADAGVGDRVLAVQGDTDALQSAAPSGGADLVLGHGLLEYVDDVDVSLRALGTAAVPGGAVSVVVANRYAAVLGRALTGRVAEALRLFNDPDGRMDGPTGETVRRRFDTELLRRVLDRSGLVVETVQGQGVVSDLVPGSVLESTPGAWDALEGLEVAAAGHPPLRDIATRLHGLARVPHNHTVQ